A genomic segment from Candidatus Lernaella stagnicola encodes:
- a CDS encoding TlpA disulfide reductase family protein, whose product MTRRAVLATTIIALLMAVSLIAACGSSGDESDTSGDSPSASQEFCEKLEKCPAATAQLSISGFDQCEAMFEYFALDVRQCVAAASDCAELVGCLAAFNSGGGDDDDDDNDSGGDPFDDDIPDGYDLGDRLPNFRLTDSNGAEVELYDYAGLVVLLDSSAMWCPPCQQDTPSLETDFYQEYKDTGDGFIVLQLLGEDYGGDTPTTSDLSNWKSKYNLTFPVLADANWQVDRNLGNGYVPHYTTLDQQMVIQRKGNTLYSNHGTIRDLLGID is encoded by the coding sequence ATGACCCGGCGTGCGGTGCTGGCCACAACAATCATAGCCTTACTGATGGCGGTTTCGTTGATCGCGGCATGCGGTAGCAGCGGCGACGAAAGCGACACGTCCGGCGACTCCCCTTCGGCAAGCCAAGAGTTTTGCGAGAAGCTGGAGAAGTGCCCGGCGGCGACCGCCCAACTCAGCATCAGTGGTTTCGACCAATGTGAGGCGATGTTCGAGTATTTTGCGCTTGATGTGCGTCAGTGCGTCGCGGCAGCTTCGGATTGCGCCGAACTGGTCGGTTGCCTGGCCGCGTTCAACAGCGGCGGTGGCGATGACGACGACGATGATAACGATTCGGGCGGCGATCCTTTCGACGACGACATCCCCGACGGTTACGACCTTGGCGACCGCCTTCCGAATTTCCGCCTGACGGATTCCAACGGCGCGGAAGTCGAACTGTACGATTACGCCGGCCTGGTAGTGCTGCTGGATTCCTCGGCCATGTGGTGCCCCCCGTGCCAGCAGGACACGCCGAGCCTGGAGACCGACTTCTACCAGGAATACAAAGACACCGGCGACGGGTTCATCGTTCTGCAATTGCTGGGCGAAGATTACGGCGGCGACACGCCCACGACCAGCGATCTATCGAATTGGAAAAGCAAATACAACCTAACGTTTCCCGTGCTGGCCGACGCAAACTGGCAAGTCGACCGGAATTTGGGAAATGGTTATGTTCCGCATTACACAACTTTGGATCAGCAGATGGTGATCCAACGCAAAGGCAATACGTTATATTCAAACCACGGTACGATACGAGATCTGTTGGGAAT